One segment of Deltaproteobacteria bacterium DNA contains the following:
- the asd gene encoding aspartate-semialdehyde dehydrogenase, translating to MKKRVAVVGATGIAGQQFLVALRNHPWFEVSLLAASERSAGKRYAEAIRDPKTGARRWWCQEEPPQEVLALPVQEASSINLSGIDLVFSAVESGPARELEPLYAKTTPVVSTASAFRYEPDVPIFIPGVNLDHVRLIDAQKKNRGWQGFIATQPNCTTIGLAITLKPLFDNFGLKHVFMTSMQGVSGAGRSPGVMALDIIDNIIPFISGEEEKVEKESRKILGALGEGGITPANFVVSATCTRAAVIEGHTEAVLAAMEKPCSVDDARAAMIEFGQTFVKSGLPSAPQHMIIVHDDPFRPQPRLDRDAEDGMATSVGRLRADNALANAVKYMLVSHNTKMGAAKGAVLMAEYLHQQNYI from the coding sequence ATGAAAAAACGAGTCGCTGTTGTTGGGGCGACCGGTATTGCCGGACAGCAATTCTTGGTCGCGTTGCGGAACCATCCCTGGTTCGAGGTCAGTCTTCTTGCTGCATCCGAGCGCTCAGCCGGTAAGCGCTATGCCGAGGCCATTCGCGACCCGAAGACGGGCGCGCGCCGGTGGTGGTGCCAAGAAGAGCCGCCACAGGAAGTCCTTGCTCTGCCCGTGCAGGAAGCGTCGTCGATTAACTTGAGCGGGATCGATCTGGTATTCTCTGCCGTCGAGTCGGGTCCGGCACGAGAACTCGAACCCCTCTACGCCAAAACCACACCCGTGGTCAGTACGGCGTCGGCCTTCCGCTACGAGCCGGATGTGCCGATCTTCATCCCTGGCGTGAACCTCGATCACGTGCGGCTGATCGACGCCCAGAAGAAAAACCGTGGCTGGCAAGGGTTTATCGCCACCCAGCCGAATTGCACGACAATCGGCCTCGCCATTACTCTGAAGCCGCTCTTCGACAATTTCGGACTGAAGCACGTGTTCATGACGTCGATGCAGGGCGTCTCCGGTGCCGGGCGGTCTCCCGGCGTGATGGCGCTTGATATCATCGACAACATCATCCCTTTCATTTCTGGAGAAGAGGAGAAAGTCGAGAAAGAATCGCGCAAGATTCTCGGGGCTTTAGGAGAAGGCGGGATTACTCCAGCCAATTTCGTCGTCAGCGCCACCTGCACCCGCGCCGCCGTGATCGAGGGTCACACGGAAGCCGTTCTCGCCGCCATGGAGAAACCCTGCTCGGTGGATGACGCACGCGCGGCGATGATCGAGTTCGGCCAAACGTTCGTCAAGTCGGGGCTGCCGTCGGCTCCGCAGCATATGATTATCGTCCACGACGACCCGTTCCGTCCGCAGCCACGTTTGGACCGAGATGCCGAAGACGGCATGGCGACTTCCGTGGGAAGGTTACGGGCGGATAACGCGCTCGCCAATGCGGTCAAATACATGTTGGTCAGCCACAACACCAAGATGGGCGCGGCGAAGGGCGCGGTGCTAATGGCCGAATATCTGCACCAGCAGAACTACATCTAA
- the atpE gene encoding ATP synthase F0 subunit C: MKKFGTTGLLTVLMLMATVVSALAADGAQGGGGLIALGAGLGLGLAAAGGGIGQGLAVASALESIGRNPNAVTRIQPQMIIGLAFIESLVIYALVIAFILSGKF, from the coding sequence ATGAAGAAGTTCGGTACAACTGGTCTGCTGACCGTGCTGATGCTGATGGCGACTGTCGTCAGTGCTCTCGCCGCAGATGGCGCGCAGGGGGGGGGCGGTCTTATCGCCCTCGGTGCCGGTTTGGGGCTTGGCCTCGCTGCCGCTGGCGGCGGGATTGGTCAGGGTCTTGCCGTGGCGTCGGCGCTGGAATCGATCGGACGGAATCCTAATGCCGTCACTCGGATTCAGCCCCAGATGATCATCGGTCTGGCGTTCATCGAGTCGTTGGTGATTTATGCGCTGGTGATCGCATTCATACTGTCTGGCAAGTTCTAA
- a CDS encoding AtpZ/AtpI family protein: MAKENPFVIYGRFAALGFEFAFSTVAGILVGRYLDGLFGTAPWLLVVGAMGGIAGAILILVNTLQRMSHDAYDNDRED; this comes from the coding sequence ATGGCGAAAGAGAATCCCTTCGTTATCTATGGCCGTTTCGCTGCCCTCGGGTTCGAGTTTGCCTTCTCCACGGTTGCCGGCATCCTTGTCGGCAGGTATCTCGATGGTCTTTTCGGAACCGCTCCCTGGCTGCTGGTGGTTGGGGCTATGGGAGGCATCGCCGGAGCCATCCTGATCCTCGTCAATACACTCCAACGGATGTCTCACGATGCATACGACAATGATCGAGAAGATTGA
- the dnaA gene encoding chromosomal replication initiator protein DnaA, translating to MEQVWEQVLAALEEKIGKTTIETWLKPIRPIALRNDTLHLEVPSSLFRDWLLGNLIEPLRETLARIVGYPAHIILHLANKPQGELFAPSVPEPETAEPARPPKKNGLVSNYTFSTFVVGAANQFAHAAARAVADHPGKHYNPLFIYGGVGLGKTHLINAIGHETMVKQGRSSVFYLSSESFTNELIAHLRRDRMDDFKNKFRQADLLIVDDVQFLSGRERTQEEFFHTFNTLYESHKQIVLTSDKFPNEIGGLEERLRNRFEWGLIADIQPPDLETRVAILQRKAHLKRINLPSEVALYIASHVTANVRELEGSLTRLAALSTLTNSQVTTDFAKQVLQNLVKGKEKEVSIESVQKAVCKYFNVRVADLASNRRTQLVSFPRQIAMFLCRKLAGASYPMIGMRFGGKDHTTALYACSSMEKRLKKDEELRAVLERIEHIIYG from the coding sequence ATGGAGCAGGTGTGGGAACAGGTGTTGGCGGCCTTAGAGGAAAAAATTGGAAAGACAACAATAGAAACATGGCTGAAACCGATCCGGCCAATCGCGTTGCGAAACGACACACTACACTTGGAGGTCCCAAGTTCCCTCTTTCGCGACTGGCTCCTGGGAAATCTGATCGAACCGCTGAGAGAAACGCTTGCGAGGATTGTTGGCTACCCAGCGCACATCATCCTGCACCTCGCGAACAAACCGCAGGGAGAACTCTTCGCCCCAAGCGTGCCGGAGCCGGAAACAGCAGAACCTGCACGCCCCCCGAAAAAGAACGGGCTGGTTTCGAATTACACCTTCTCGACTTTCGTCGTCGGAGCCGCCAATCAATTCGCCCATGCTGCGGCACGCGCCGTCGCCGATCATCCCGGCAAGCACTACAACCCGCTGTTCATCTACGGTGGCGTGGGTTTAGGCAAAACCCACCTCATCAACGCAATCGGCCATGAAACGATGGTCAAGCAAGGACGCAGCAGCGTCTTTTACCTCTCGTCCGAATCCTTCACCAACGAACTCATCGCGCACCTGCGACGCGACCGCATGGATGACTTCAAGAACAAATTCCGCCAAGCCGATCTATTGATCGTGGACGATGTCCAGTTCCTCTCGGGAAGAGAGCGCACGCAGGAAGAATTTTTTCATACCTTCAATACCCTGTACGAGTCGCACAAGCAGATCGTGCTCACGTCGGACAAGTTTCCCAACGAAATCGGCGGTCTCGAAGAACGCTTGCGGAACCGGTTCGAGTGGGGACTGATTGCCGACATTCAGCCGCCAGATTTAGAAACCCGCGTCGCCATCCTCCAACGAAAGGCCCACCTCAAAAGAATCAATCTGCCGTCGGAGGTCGCCTTGTACATCGCTTCCCATGTCACCGCGAACGTGCGTGAATTGGAAGGCAGCTTAACGCGGCTGGCCGCGCTTTCCACCTTGACTAATAGTCAGGTCACGACCGACTTCGCCAAACAAGTATTGCAGAATCTTGTCAAGGGCAAAGAAAAAGAGGTCTCCATCGAGTCCGTGCAGAAGGCGGTCTGTAAATACTTCAATGTCCGCGTGGCCGACCTCGCCTCGAATCGCCGCACCCAACTCGTCTCGTTCCCGCGCCAGATCGCCATGTTTCTCTGTCGCAAACTCGCGGGCGCCTCGTATCCCATGATCGGCATGCGCTTCGGCGGCAAGGACCACACCACGGCTCTCTATGCTTGCAGCTCAATGGAGAAACGATTAAAAAAAGATGAAGAATTACGCGCCGTGCTGGAACGGATCGAGCACATTATTTATGGGTAG
- the dnaN gene encoding DNA polymerase III subunit beta yields MAKEKDMEYAVEKEELLRCLYLVQGVVEKRSSLPILSHVLIEGADETVSLGATDLEIGIRQQCKAVVKKSGAVTTDARKLYEIVRELPPERLVLRSSGDGWVEVSSGRSRFRMASFDPKEFPAITPSPGADEKKVAVSVALPGKILGEMIEKTLFASSPDESRQNLSGVYLEAQPTGKLRMVSSDGHRLAIIEREVGITEADSWPHAILPRKGLIEARKLLEKDDDSEADLTLHGATAVLKKGTTELSMRLVEGDFPDYHQVIPKEKKNFVSFPREEFLSAVRRLLVLTTERARGVKLQIEKQKMTVSVNTPDLGEGVEEIEVENSGGDLTIGFNGRYLTEVLNVLDEGLKVKLFLKDEVSPGLLQAEDDLDFSYIIMPMRIF; encoded by the coding sequence ATGGCAAAGGAAAAAGACATGGAATACGCAGTCGAGAAAGAAGAGTTGCTTCGCTGTTTGTATCTCGTCCAAGGAGTCGTGGAGAAGCGTTCGTCGCTTCCCATTCTGTCGCATGTCTTGATCGAAGGGGCCGATGAAACGGTTTCGCTTGGCGCGACCGACCTGGAGATCGGCATCCGGCAGCAATGCAAAGCCGTGGTCAAGAAAAGCGGTGCGGTGACCACCGACGCGCGCAAGCTCTACGAGATCGTTCGAGAGCTCCCACCGGAACGTCTCGTCCTGCGCTCTTCTGGAGACGGATGGGTAGAAGTCAGCAGCGGACGCTCCCGGTTCCGCATGGCAAGTTTCGATCCCAAAGAATTTCCAGCCATCACCCCATCGCCAGGGGCAGACGAGAAAAAAGTGGCCGTCTCGGTGGCGCTGCCGGGGAAGATCCTGGGAGAAATGATCGAGAAAACCCTCTTTGCCAGCTCGCCAGACGAGTCGCGCCAAAATCTCAGCGGCGTCTACCTGGAAGCGCAGCCAACAGGCAAGCTGCGCATGGTTTCTAGCGATGGGCATCGCCTCGCCATTATCGAGCGAGAAGTCGGAATTACCGAGGCCGATTCGTGGCCGCATGCCATCCTCCCACGGAAAGGGCTCATAGAAGCCCGTAAACTCCTGGAGAAGGACGATGACAGCGAAGCCGACCTTACCCTCCATGGTGCCACTGCCGTGCTGAAAAAGGGCACTACAGAGCTTTCTATGCGCCTCGTGGAAGGAGACTTCCCGGACTATCACCAAGTCATTCCCAAAGAGAAGAAAAATTTCGTCTCTTTTCCACGGGAAGAGTTCCTCAGCGCCGTCCGCCGCCTCCTCGTCCTGACCACGGAACGCGCGCGCGGCGTCAAGCTGCAAATCGAGAAACAAAAGATGACGGTTTCCGTCAATACCCCAGACCTGGGAGAGGGCGTCGAAGAGATCGAAGTCGAAAACAGCGGAGGGGATCTGACCATTGGGTTCAATGGCCGCTACCTCACCGAGGTACTCAACGTCCTGGACGAAGGACTCAAGGTTAAGCTGTTCCTGAAAGACGAAGTCAGCCCAGGACTCCTCCAAGCGGAAGACGATCTAGACTTCTCGTACATCATCATGCCGATGCGCATCTTCTAA
- the atpB gene encoding F0F1 ATP synthase subunit A — translation MEHRAFTWISFVPGLNALPLHTATSLFVAALIILFVLRAQSQRKAVNDVAVPDDSLTFRNIAELLVEGIHGMAEGILGHGAGKYVPLYGSFFIFILACNLIALVPGFLPPTGNFNITFALGVISFLAYNFYGFKEQGVGYLKHFVGPMLWLAPLMIPLEVISNLVRPFSLGMRLFGNITGDHTVLEIFTSMTKVVIPVIFYGLGTFVSFVQAFVFTLLSMVYVSLAMAHQGDH, via the coding sequence ATGGAGCATCGAGCTTTTACCTGGATTTCTTTTGTGCCGGGCCTGAACGCCTTGCCTCTGCATACCGCGACTTCTCTTTTTGTCGCTGCCTTGATTATCCTCTTCGTCCTCCGGGCGCAGAGCCAACGGAAAGCCGTAAATGATGTTGCCGTGCCGGACGATTCGCTGACGTTCCGCAACATCGCCGAGCTGCTTGTCGAGGGAATTCACGGGATGGCGGAGGGAATCCTTGGGCATGGGGCGGGCAAATATGTTCCTCTGTACGGGTCGTTTTTTATCTTCATCCTCGCATGTAACCTTATTGCACTCGTCCCAGGGTTCCTTCCTCCGACCGGCAACTTCAACATCACCTTCGCCCTGGGCGTCATTTCTTTCCTGGCCTACAACTTCTACGGGTTCAAAGAACAGGGGGTTGGGTATCTCAAGCATTTTGTCGGACCCATGTTATGGCTGGCACCCTTGATGATTCCCCTTGAGGTGATTAGTAACCTCGTCCGTCCGTTTTCCCTGGGCATGCGTCTGTTCGGAAATATCACTGGCGACCATACGGTATTGGAGATTTTCACGAGTATGACGAAGGTCGTCATCCCGGTGATCTTCTACGGGCTCGGGACCTTCGTCTCGTTCGTGCAAGCGTTCGTGTTCACGCTCTTGAGCATGGTGTACGTCTCTCTGGCGATGGCGCACCAAGGCGATCACTAA
- the gyrB gene encoding DNA topoisomerase (ATP-hydrolyzing) subunit B, protein MLDQDYGASQIKVLEGLEAVRKRPGMYIGDTAERGLHHLVFEIVDNSVDEALAGHCTRVHVTLHIDNSVTVTDNGRGIPTEIHPTEGVSAAEVVLTKLHAGGKFEKGAYRVSGGLHGVGISVVNALSETLDVEIKREGKVFFQRYHRGNPEEPLREIGISAESGTRVTFKPDSEMFGEREYSFDLLSQRLRELAFLNPGLHITINDERDATKTHDFHYQGGIVSFVEHLGVAKTPLHPKVIYLRGERDGTEAEVALQWNEGYIENIYSFANSINTAEGGTHLIGLKAALTRTVNSYALANNLLKKDQEGLQGEDIREGLTAVISVKVAEPQFEGQTKTKLGNSEVKGFVEALLNEKLGAYFEEHPTEAKRIGQKTIEASRAREAARKAKELARRKGALDSGSLPGKLADCQERDPAKSEIFIVEGDSAGGSAKQGRDRRVQAILPLRGKILNVEKARFDKMLSSQEIRLLISALGAGVGKEDTDLAKLRYHKVILMTDADVDGSHIRTLLLTFFYRQLPGIIENGYLYIAQPPLFRLKKGKNERYLRDDLSLDDFLIDVGIENIQAGSMSGESLKSWVKRFLFCEKLLDIVERKGRNRRLVFALLSQPGFSPDVLKDREALHTLLSTTEGAIALSSPDLLPLHFAIEDDAETGGFRVLTTTGANGSGMTTVLDSDFLLSPEVQEIAKLCLELSAIGALPLTLTEKSDQRILGSYKEVADAILSRSRQGVEIQRYKGLGEMNPEQLWQTTMNPELRTLLQVRIEDAYEADEIFSTLMGDEVEPRRQFIADNALFVKNLDI, encoded by the coding sequence ATGCTCGATCAAGATTACGGGGCGAGCCAGATTAAAGTTCTCGAGGGTCTCGAAGCAGTGCGCAAGAGACCCGGAATGTACATCGGAGATACGGCAGAAAGGGGACTTCACCATCTCGTCTTCGAAATCGTCGATAACTCCGTCGATGAAGCCCTCGCCGGGCACTGCACCCGCGTTCACGTTACCCTGCATATCGACAATAGCGTCACCGTGACCGATAACGGGCGCGGCATTCCTACCGAAATCCACCCGACCGAGGGCGTTTCCGCTGCCGAGGTCGTGCTCACCAAGCTGCACGCGGGGGGGAAATTCGAGAAAGGGGCGTATCGTGTCTCCGGCGGTCTCCATGGCGTCGGCATCTCAGTCGTCAACGCACTCTCCGAAACCCTCGACGTCGAGATAAAAAGAGAAGGGAAGGTTTTCTTCCAACGCTACCACCGAGGCAACCCAGAAGAACCACTGCGAGAGATCGGTATCTCCGCCGAAAGCGGCACGCGCGTCACGTTTAAGCCGGATAGCGAAATGTTCGGCGAGCGCGAGTACAGCTTCGATCTGCTCTCCCAAAGACTACGAGAACTCGCTTTCCTAAACCCTGGACTGCACATCACCATAAACGACGAGCGAGACGCCACGAAAACCCACGACTTCCACTACCAAGGGGGAATCGTCTCATTCGTTGAGCACCTCGGCGTGGCCAAGACTCCCCTGCACCCGAAAGTCATCTACTTACGTGGAGAAAGAGACGGGACCGAAGCCGAAGTCGCCTTGCAGTGGAACGAAGGGTATATAGAGAACATCTACTCCTTCGCCAATAGCATCAACACAGCGGAAGGTGGAACTCACCTGATCGGTCTGAAAGCGGCATTGACTCGCACCGTCAATTCTTACGCACTCGCGAACAACCTGCTGAAAAAAGACCAAGAAGGACTTCAAGGGGAGGATATTCGCGAGGGGCTGACGGCGGTGATCAGCGTGAAAGTCGCCGAACCCCAGTTCGAGGGACAGACAAAAACCAAGCTTGGCAACAGCGAGGTCAAGGGTTTTGTCGAAGCGCTGCTCAACGAAAAGCTCGGCGCTTATTTCGAAGAACATCCAACCGAAGCCAAGCGCATCGGCCAAAAGACCATAGAAGCTTCCCGTGCCCGCGAAGCCGCCAGAAAAGCTAAGGAACTCGCGCGAAGAAAAGGCGCTCTCGATTCCGGTTCTCTCCCGGGGAAATTGGCCGATTGCCAAGAAAGAGACCCTGCAAAGAGCGAAATCTTTATCGTCGAAGGCGATTCAGCCGGCGGATCGGCAAAACAGGGCAGAGACCGGCGCGTCCAGGCGATTCTTCCTCTGCGAGGGAAAATTTTGAATGTTGAGAAAGCCCGTTTCGATAAAATGCTCTCGTCCCAAGAAATCCGACTGCTCATTTCCGCCCTTGGGGCAGGCGTTGGCAAGGAAGATACCGACTTGGCGAAGCTGCGCTACCACAAGGTCATTTTGATGACCGACGCTGACGTGGACGGCTCACACATCCGCACGCTGCTGTTGACGTTCTTCTACCGCCAGTTGCCCGGCATTATCGAGAACGGCTATCTGTACATTGCGCAGCCACCGCTGTTCCGTCTCAAAAAAGGGAAGAACGAAAGATATTTACGAGACGATCTATCCCTGGACGACTTTCTCATCGACGTCGGCATCGAAAATATCCAGGCCGGGTCCATGAGCGGCGAATCCCTCAAATCCTGGGTCAAGCGTTTCCTTTTCTGCGAGAAGCTTCTCGATATCGTGGAACGAAAAGGACGAAACCGTCGTCTCGTGTTCGCTCTCCTCAGCCAGCCCGGGTTTTCTCCAGACGTGCTGAAGGACCGAGAGGCTCTCCACACGCTTCTCTCTACTACCGAGGGAGCCATCGCACTTTCATCCCCCGATCTTCTTCCGTTGCACTTTGCCATCGAAGACGATGCCGAAACCGGAGGATTTCGTGTCCTCACGACGACCGGAGCTAATGGGTCCGGCATGACAACGGTTTTGGATAGCGACTTCCTTCTGTCTCCTGAAGTCCAGGAAATTGCAAAGCTTTGTCTGGAACTCAGTGCCATTGGGGCTCTCCCGCTGACACTGACCGAGAAAAGCGACCAACGCATCCTCGGCAGCTATAAAGAAGTGGCGGACGCTATTCTTTCTCGCTCCCGCCAGGGAGTCGAGATTCAGCGCTACAAAGGCTTAGGAGAGATGAACCCCGAGCAATTGTGGCAAACCACAATGAATCCAGAGCTGCGGACACTCCTGCAGGTGAGAATAGAGGACGCCTATGAGGCTGACGAGATCTTTTCCACTCTGATGGGAGATGAGGTCGAGCCCAGAAGGCAATTCATCGCCGACAACGCCCTCTTCGTAAAAAATCTCGATATCTAA
- the hemL gene encoding glutamate-1-semialdehyde 2,1-aminomutase gives MSTSQKLFLEAQEYIPGGVNSPVRAWRAVGGHPLFIQRGRGCRVVDADGKEYLDYVGSWGPLIAGHAHPHVVKALEEVIKRGTSFGAPTPREIELARRIVEAVPSIERVRLTSSGTEAAMTAIRLARGYTGKPKIVKFAGCYHGHSDALLVRAGSGALTFSNPDSQGVPEAFASQTLVAEYNDLGSVAAYLDANPDTVAAVIVEPVPGNMGVVLPEAGFLNGLRTLTQDHGVVLIFDEVISGFRMARGGAQEVYGITPDLTCLGKVIGGGMPLAAVGGKREIMELLAPLGPVYQAGTLSGNPVAVTAGLETLKILAAPGAYHRLNDLGALLADGFRQAITDAGILACVNQAGSLLTVFFGVDQVRDYATATRSDTAMFARYFQGMIERGIYLPPSQFEAMFLSLAHGEAEIQETIDAARAVFKNLRS, from the coding sequence ATGTCCACGTCACAGAAGCTTTTTCTCGAAGCGCAGGAATATATTCCTGGTGGAGTCAACAGTCCGGTGCGCGCGTGGCGCGCAGTGGGAGGGCATCCGCTGTTCATTCAACGCGGGCGCGGCTGTCGAGTCGTCGACGCCGATGGGAAGGAGTATCTCGACTATGTCGGTTCCTGGGGACCGCTGATCGCCGGCCATGCGCATCCACACGTGGTGAAGGCGCTGGAAGAAGTCATCAAACGCGGGACGAGCTTCGGTGCGCCGACTCCGCGCGAGATCGAACTGGCTAGGCGGATCGTCGAGGCCGTGCCTTCGATAGAACGGGTGCGTCTGACGTCTTCCGGCACCGAAGCCGCCATGACCGCGATCCGTCTCGCGCGTGGCTATACCGGCAAGCCGAAGATCGTCAAGTTCGCCGGGTGCTATCACGGGCACTCCGACGCGCTGCTCGTGCGCGCCGGCTCGGGAGCGCTGACTTTCAGCAACCCGGACAGCCAGGGCGTGCCCGAGGCCTTCGCGAGCCAAACCTTAGTGGCCGAGTACAACGATCTGGGCAGCGTGGCAGCGTACCTCGACGCCAATCCGGATACGGTTGCTGCGGTGATTGTCGAGCCAGTGCCGGGGAACATGGGGGTCGTGCTGCCTGAAGCGGGATTCCTGAACGGTTTGCGCACGCTTACTCAAGACCACGGCGTGGTGTTGATTTTCGATGAGGTCATCAGCGGCTTCCGCATGGCGCGCGGCGGTGCCCAGGAAGTGTATGGCATCACTCCCGACCTTACCTGTTTAGGCAAAGTCATCGGTGGTGGTATGCCACTGGCCGCCGTTGGAGGGAAACGAGAGATTATGGAGCTGCTTGCTCCTCTGGGGCCGGTTTATCAAGCCGGGACCCTTTCAGGAAATCCGGTGGCAGTGACGGCTGGCCTCGAAACCTTGAAAATCCTTGCCGCTCCCGGTGCGTACCACAGGCTCAATGACCTTGGCGCACTCCTCGCCGATGGATTTCGGCAAGCCATCACGGACGCCGGCATTCTCGCGTGTGTGAACCAGGCTGGGTCTTTACTCACGGTGTTCTTCGGCGTCGATCAGGTGCGCGACTATGCTACCGCGACGCGCAGCGACACCGCGATGTTCGCCCGCTATTTTCAGGGCATGATCGAGCGCGGCATCTACTTGCCGCCTTCTCAGTTCGAGGCCATGTTCCTCTCTCTTGCTCATGGCGAGGCTGAGATTCAAGAAACCATTGACGCAGCGAGAGCGGTGTTCAAGAACCTCCGTTCCTGA